The Streptomyces sp. HUAS MG91 sequence CTCGTGCTGGCGAGCCTGCTGAGCGCCCGGATCCGCGCCTCGGTCGCCGTCGCGACGGCGCGGGCGCTGTACGACGTCGGCCTGCGCGACCCGCGCCGCACGGCGGACGCCACGTGGCAGCAGCGCGTCGACGCGCTGGGCAAGGGCGGCTACCGCCGCTACGACGAACGCACCGCCACCCAACTCGGCGACGGAGCAAGGCTGTTGCTGGACGACTTCGGCGGGGATCTGCGGACGGTGCGGGAGTGTGCGGACGGAGACGTCGACGAGCTGCGTGCCCTGCTGCGCCGCACCCCGGGCCTCGGCCCGGCCGGCGCCGACATCTTCCTGCGCGAGGTGCAGGACGTCTGGCCCGAGTACGCGCCGTTCCTGGACGCGAAGGCCCTTCAGGGCGCCGAGCGCCTCGGGCTGCCGGACGAGCCCGCCGCACTCGTCCGAGGTGCGGGAGACGCCTCCCCCGCACGCCTGGCCGCGGCGCTCGTCCGTGCGGCGCTGGACCAGCGGGTGGCGGACGACTGTCTGGCCCGGGCCCGCCGACGGACGGCAGACTGACGGAAGGAGGTACCGCCCGATGACCGGGTCCCAGTCCCTGCGGATCGGCCGCCGCACGCTGACACTGCACCGGCAGGACAAGAGGCTGCTGCCCGCCGGCGGAACCGGTGGCGCGATCACCAAGGGGGATCTCACCGCCTACTACCGGGAGATCGCCCCGTACATGCTGCCGCACCTGCGCGGACGCCCGTTGATGCTGGAACGTCTTCCCGACGGTCTCGACGGCTCCCGCGTCATGCAGAAGAACGTCCCCGGATACTTCCCGGACTGGGTGCACCGCGTGAAGGTGCCCAAGGAGGGCGGCAGTGTCGTGCACCCGGTCTGCGAGGACACGGCGACGCTGGTGTACCTCGCCGACCAGGCGGCCGTCACCCTGCACCGCTGGCAGTCGAGGGTTTCGGACATCCGGCACCCCGACCGCGTGGTGTTCGACCTCGATCCGTCCGGGGAGGACGATTTCGAGGCGGTCCGCGAGGCCGCCCGCCAGGTGCGGGAACTCCTCGACCGCGTCGGTCTCGCCTCCGGGGCGATGACCACGGG is a genomic window containing:
- a CDS encoding endonuclease, whose amino-acid sequence is MTGKQNVLRILLREHGRTYAAEAGIRLRNTPQPLYRTLVLASLLSARIRASVAVATARALYDVGLRDPRRTADATWQQRVDALGKGGYRRYDERTATQLGDGARLLLDDFGGDLRTVRECADGDVDELRALLRRTPGLGPAGADIFLREVQDVWPEYAPFLDAKALQGAERLGLPDEPAALVRGAGDASPARLAAALVRAALDQRVADDCLARARRRTAD
- the ligD gene encoding non-homologous end-joining DNA ligase; protein product: MTGSQSLRIGRRTLTLHRQDKRLLPAGGTGGAITKGDLTAYYREIAPYMLPHLRGRPLMLERLPDGLDGSRVMQKNVPGYFPDWVHRVKVPKEGGSVVHPVCEDTATLVYLADQAAVTLHRWQSRVSDIRHPDRVVFDLDPSGEDDFEAVREAARQVRELLDRVGLASGAMTTGSRGLHVVAVLRGRSTVDDVHDFAKKAADTLAAAHPDRLTTAARKADRGTRLYLDVQRNAYAQTAVAPYTVRAKPGAPVATPIAWDQLDDPGLTARRWTIANVVDQARSDPWGGLARKGRALGPARDALRKLSDEHA